Below is a window of Camelina sativa cultivar DH55 chromosome 11, Cs, whole genome shotgun sequence DNA.
TCAATAACTTGACttggaaaatggaaaaaaataaatcaagtgAAATTGAGTTTACAAGCTGCACCTTTGGTTGAAACAATCTTGTGCGAGATCCATCAGTAGACTGGAGCTCGGATTTGATGGAAAGCTGTAGGTTAATAGAACCAGGTCAAAAACTAGGAGACTATTAAATAACTAGAGTGCGTTTTAGAAAGATCATACGTGAAACCATGAGCTGTACCTTACTGAAAAGGTCTGTTGGTAAATCTGGTTGAACTCTCTTTCCTGAATGAAAACTAAACTCCTGTGTAGGATTTCCAAAAACAGTTCAAGTACTCATTAGGAAACTCCATTCACAGACATACCAGAAGATCAAGTGCAAAGAATGATTGGTAAGACTACCCATACCAAAGGCACTGTTGTTTCTCGCTTGCTGTTTTTGAAAATTCCCATGTCTCCTCTGCTTGAAAGTATCTATTTTGGCAGGAAAGAACACCAATATTAGGTGTGAAATTTGTAATACAAGCAAATGAGACTCGAAAAGGATAATACCTTCTTGTTCAGAGGGCGAGCTTTAAAAACATGGTTTCCTTCTGAGACATCATGCTTGGGTATATCCATTGCAGTTGGTCTGCAGAAAACGATTAAAGTTTAAGTTGACATTCACCTCAAAGACAAATTGAAGTGAGAAATCAAGCAATCCTTCTTAATTTTGTATTGATTTACGGTTTCATACCTCCTATTTTCCCTGTTAGCACCATCAAGCACATCACTTATACTAGATTTGTCTAACccctgtcaaaaaaaaaattttgatcatATAAAAGGCAGCACTTTGAGAAGGAACAAGTTGTTTAGATGAAAGGTAAGATCACAGGACACTGGATAAACAAAGATAAAGAAATATTGTTGCTACCTTATACGCATCATGCCCCTGATGAGATCTTGTTGTTACTGCTGATGAATGTTGCATAGCCCTTTCAGAAGTCTTCAAATGGAATTCCTGATAAGTAATGgcaataaatttaatataaagcCTGACAACAGACTATGATATGGAAACACCATAGCAGCTGTAACAATTTCATTTGTCATGCTTACTTGGAATTCTGGTAGTTTCGGAGTGCTCTTTTTCCGGATAGGCAATGAGGGAGCATCAAATATCTACAGATCACAAACGCGAGATCAATAATGCAGTCATTTCCATACCACATTTCTTAGTAGCAGATTGGAAGTTACAAACCTTTCGGTTAAATGGGCGCGCTTTGAATCTATATACAGTTGTTGAATCCTGTTCTAACTTCGCATCAGTCTTGTGCCTGAAATTGATCATTAGCAAAGTATTCAATAAGATATGACTTTTCCAGTAACAGTTCACTTTGAGCAAACTTTTAGTTTCTAACCGTATCCTGTGAGCCCTCTGTGATGTAGCAAAATCAGGCTTATGTGGGATAGTAACCTTTGCCCTGGCTTGTTGTGCGTTTTTATCAAGAGTTGTATCCTGCATAANAAAAAGAGAGCGGTAAAAAGAGAGCGCGATGCAATATATGGCTCTTATTAGGAGAAACTGAAGAATCCGGTTTGCTTcgctttctccttttcttccttTGTCTTCAAGACAAATTGGTCTACTTCTTTGGATTTCAGAATGTTAGCATTGCGCCGGAGGAGTTATACCACAAGATCAGACTGAGAAGAGAACGATATCCGAATGTACATATAAGGAGATGATTCCAGATCCTACGAATGTGTAATCTNCGGGTTGGTGAATAAGGAGAAGGTTAGGGTGTCTTGGGCTGTGTTTTGTGAACCACCAAAGGATAAGATTGTTCTTAAGCCGTTGCCGGAGATGGTGAGTGCTGAGTGTCCGGCTAAGTTTCCTCCAAGGACATTTGCTCAACATATTGAGCATAAGTTGTTTGGGAATGAACAAGAGGAATTGGTTTCTGAGAAAAAGGATTAAGTTTGTGTGTTTGGGAAAGGAACAAGTCTTTTATATGTAAAACTCTATTTaagagtttctttgttttgtgttcgTGTCACTGTGATattgtaagaaacaaattattatctccattttctaaaTTGTTTACAATATCTCTGAAGTAATGATAGAGATTACAGAAAAAGACGAGAGAGTAACTGTTAGATTTACGATACCGTAAGCTCCAATTACACGAACACACAATTANNNNNNNNNNNNNNNNNNNNNNNNNNNNNNNNNNNNNNNNNNNNNNNNNNNNNNNNNNNNNNNNNNNNNNNNNNNNNNNNNNNNNNNNNNNNNNNNNNNNNNNNNNNNNNNNNNNNNNNNNNNNNNNNNNNNNNNNNNNNNNNNNNNNNNNNNNNNNNNNNNNNNNNNNNNNNNNNNNNNNNNNNNNNNNNNNNNNNNNNNNNNNNNNNNNNNNNNNNNNNNNNNNNNNNNNNNNNNNNNNNNNNNNNNNNNNNNNNNNNNNNNNNNNNNNNNNNNNNNNNNNNNNNNNNNNNNNNNNNNNNNNNNNNNNNNNNNNNNNNNNNNNNNNNNNNNNNNNNNNNNNNNNNNNNNNNNNNNNNNNNNNNNNNNNNNNNNNNNNNNNNNNNNNNNNNNNNNNNNNNNNNNNNNNNNNNNNNNNNNNNNNNNNNNNNNNNNNNNNNNNNNNNNNNNNNNNNNNNNNNNNNNNNNNNNNNNNNNNNNNNNNNNNNNNNNNNNNNNNNNNNNNNNNNNNNNNNNNNNNNNNNNNNNNNNNNNNNNNNNNNNNNNNNNNNNNNNNNNNNNNNNNNNNNNNNNNNNNNNNNNNNNNNNNNNNNNNNNNNNNNNNNNNNNNNNNNNNNNNNNNNNNNNNNNNNNNNNNNNNNNNNNNNNNNNNNNNNNNNNNNNNNNNNNNNNNNNNNNNNNNNNNNNNNNNNNNNNNNNNNNNNNNNNNNNNNNNNNNNNNNNNNNNNNNNNNNNNNNNNNNNNNNNNNNNNNNNNNNNNNNNNNNNNNNNNNNNNNNNNNNNNNNNNNNNNNNNNNNNNNNNNNNNNNNNNNNNNNNNNNNNNNNNNNNNNNNNNNNNNNNNNNNNNNNNNNNNNNNNNNNNNNNNNNNNNNNNNNNNNNNNNNNNNNNNNNNNNNNNNNNNNNNNNNNNNNNNNNNNNNNNNNNNNNNNNNNNNNNNNNNNNNNNNNNNNNNNNNNNNNNNNNNNNNNNNNNNNNNNNNNNNNNNNNNNNNNNNNNNNNNNNNNNNNNNNNNNNNNNNNNNNNNNNNNNNNNNNNNNNNNNNNNNNNNNNNNNNNNNNNNNNNNNNNNNNNNNNNNNNNNNNNNNNNNNNNNNNNNNNNNNNNNNNNNNNNNNNNNNNNNNNNNNNNNNNNNNNNNNNNNNNNNNNNNNNNNNNNNNNNNNNNNNNNNNNNNNNNNNNNNNNNNNNNNNNNNNNNNNNNNNNNNNNNNNNNNNNNNNNNNNNNNNNNNNNNNNNNNNNNNNNNNNNNNNNNNNNNNNNNNNNNNNNNNNNNNNNNNNNNNNNNNNNNNNNNNNNNNNNNNNNNNNNNNNNNNNNNNNNNNNNNNNNNNNNNNNNNNNNNNNNNNNNNNNNNNNNNNNNNNNNNNNNNNNNNNNNNNNNNNNNNNNNNNNNNNNNNNNNNNNNNNNNNNNNNNNNNNNNNNNNNNNNNNNNNNNNNNNNNNNNNNNNNNNNNNNNNNNNNNNNNNNNNNNNNNNNNNNNNNNNNNNNNNNNNNNNNNNNNNNNNNNNNNNNNNNNNNNNNNNNNNNNNNNNNNNNNNNNNNNNNNNNNNNNNNNNNNNNNNNNNNNNNNNNNNNNNNNNNNNNNNNNNNNGTATTCAAGCAATAGAAAGCAAACCTTCTTTGGTATCTTGTGTACAAAACTCACTTCCTGCTTTGTATCAGCAACCTGAAACAGTGAACAAATGACTTTTATTGCCACTACTTTCAGCACCTAAATATATCTAGTACATAGTTAAAAAGGAAGTATACACTGTTCAACGCGGAGCACCATGATAGTCACCctattagaaaagaaaagacaaagaagTAAAACCGATAACTGCTTAATACTCTACCTTACGCAGAAGACCTCCATCAAGCTTCTGTCTTTTAGACGCTTGAACTTCGGTCCCAGATGTCCCACAATTGCCTTTATCAAGAATTTGATCCACTTGCATATGAGATTTACTATACCAGCAAAAGAAGCAACATATTAGATGAGTAAAATTAAGTTGACAAGTAGAAAAGTACCAAGATTCTTTACCTGgcattattttgttttgctaaCTGGCTAGCAGTTGGTCTCATTAACGTTGAGCTCCTAGGAGTTGGTCTGATGCTGGACTTAGCTCGGAATTTTGGTTTATCAGTGTGTTTGTGATTGCTAACCGTCGGCCCTGATAGAAGTAGATAAAGTGAGACCACAAGCAGTTAAGAAGACGGTATTTTTAAAGGGGCAACAAGTTTGATCAATAAAGTATATACCAAAGATGGACACAAGTAAGATGGACCACATTTGATGGTTAAAGAAAAAATGGATCTGATAATACACGTCAACTGGTGgtgtttcaacaaaaaaatgaaagagcCATAATTGGAGTGTAGGTGCATCATGTTGGcattatagcaaaaaaatgaTCACCTTTGCAAATAAGCTGAATTGGAACTTTCTTCAAATTACTACCTTGTTGTGAGGAAAAAATCCCAGAACGCATTCCACTTCctgaaagaaagcaaaaagacaattttttcaagaatctaaaaaaaaaaccaaatcttgtAGTCTTTCAACATAATAATGCTTCAATTCCTACTTCAGTAAACTAAATCCCAAAAACTCGTAAGCTACTTAATAAGAGATGcaaaaagtatataattcaCCTGTCTTATTACTCAAATTTGTAGCTAAATGATGTCGTTGCTGAAAGATTCCTCTACTCTTATTATCACAAACATCTCCTGCTGCGACTTCCTCATCCTCTGATCTAGTAGATGCCTCAGTCTTGTCATCATACACCTCCTCCTCTCTAAGTAACAGTTTGGTTACAAAAGCTGAAACCACAAAAAGAGTTCACAACAAATTTACacaaagaatcagaaacaaaatgGAAAATGTAGGAACCAAAAATAGAATTGTAAAATCAAAAGCATACCCATTGTAGCTATAACACAAAGCAAATTCCAAAAACATAGAAACGgacttaaaaagaaatttttaggtttttttcacAGTGATTAAGAAAACGAAAACAATGAGAGAGACTCACGAGAAGGAGCGTAGGAAGGAGCAGAGTGAAACCAGAACTCAGCGAGTTGAGATTCAGCCGGTAACTCGTCCCGAGTGAAATCGTACCACCTCGCCGCATCAAACTCGTACTCAAGATCGATCTCTCTAACCTGATACACCAATGTCTCGATTTCCatatcttcatccatctccatctctctctctctctctctctctctgactctctTTATAAAACCTCCACTGtcactttctcttctcttctctttccttgGGGGGAAATTGCAACAAACTCTGATcggttcagaaaaaaaaaaaccctaatttttttaatcagagGAATCTCTCTTCTGACTCATTGGgtctgaggaagaagaacccaaaggaagaagaagaaggcagcAAAGGAAATAAACGGCACAAATTTCGCTGTTtccagagtttttttttttttgtttgttaagcGACAGACAAAATggagtaaatgtaattttttcctAATATAATAAATGCCAAAAACGACaccgtattaaaaaaaaatcgtactCGGAAGCACAAAAGGGGCATGGAAGACGCTCCGGTTTTTGTAACGACtcgaaattttttgaaattctaaTTTGATGCTTGGAAAGACGATAGTATCCCTTACCAACGAGAGAGCGTGAGGGTTGTTTTGGTAAATTCTAATGGgaagagtcttttttttttttttcttcttcttcctacgTGGCTGCTGCTTCGAGGCGCGTCTGGGACtgtgagctttttttttaacactgtGGCTTTCGAATTCGACGAGACTGGAATTCCGGCGGGGTTTCATTATTTACCCTTGACGTTTGTGTTTATTTACGGAATCTGCCACTAACGGTTGTATTCAGCTTTGTCTTCTGTATGAGACCTGACATTATGCGCTTTCtcagtaaaattaaattaaatttaattatatatgtcttatataaaaagtatatatataaccatgGTTGTAATTTGTAAAGTGTGTGTGGACTGCAATAGAGGCTTCTCCACTGCAAGTCTGCAActgaatatttattttctgaagTAACGTtttcaaaatgatttttatatataattggtattttaatattttgaaatcaagttcatatgagagaatgagacgAAGTGGACACACAAACAGACAGCATGACGTTGACTGTGAATTTAATAACTTTATCcatcaattttcattttttaatttcttttgttgtaaGCAAAAGTTTGACATTTAATAGGTTCAATGTTGGGTATACAAAGACCCAAATTtgtgtaaaaaagaaaaggacaaattatcaattttttttgggttcttggGGTAGgacaaattttttcaaaatctttatatGTTTTTCAGGCATTAGTTTTTTTGCTCAAAgagttttgttgggttttggaCCAAAGCTACTTTTGGGAGAGTACAAAAAAAGATCACATTTGTTTGgggtgttgttgttggttgaactttttctagagagatagtaaaagaaaatttaactACATATAGAAAAAATTGTAAATCTTAATACACACATACGTGTAAATCATGTATGTTGTTATGATATCTACATCTTAATTGGTGTCTATATATTCATTTAATTGGGTTGATATGATCCCACATGACAATTCTTTCCATAATCATATatagatttcttcttctaaccATCATTTAATATGTTCCAAAGAATCTAAGTtacattcaaaatattaaacgtCACTCTGACAAGCTTTAAGTAACATTGTTTTGATT
It encodes the following:
- the LOC104722744 gene encoding protein TPX2-like isoform X2, yielding MEMDEDMEIETLVYQVREIDLEYEFDAARWYDFTRDELPAESQLAEFWFHSAPSYAPSPFVTKLLLREEEVYDDKTEASTRSEDEEVAAGDVCDNKSRGIFQQRHHLATNLSNKTGSGMRSGIFSSQQGSNLKKVPIQLICKGPTVSNHKHTDKPKFRAKSSIRPTPRSSTLMRPTASQLAKQNNASKSHMQVDQILDKGNCGTSGTEVQASKRQKLDGGLLRKVADTKQEVSFVHKIPKKDTTLDKNAQQARAKVTIPHKPDFATSQRAHRIRHKTDAKLEQDSTTVYRFKARPFNRKIFDAPSLPIRKKSTPKLPEFQEFHLKTSERAMQHSSAVTTRSHQGHDAYKGLDKSSISDVLDGANRENRRPTAMDIPKHDVSEGNHVFKARPLNKKILSSRGDMGIFKNSKRETTVPLEFSFHSGKRVQPDLPTDLFSKLSIKSELQSTDGSRTRLFQPKVSKENRMNPFQARNEVTRMAAVKPVSSAGQQIQFSNNGITPETNQQWTPRRSLGIR
- the LOC104722744 gene encoding protein TPX2-like isoform X4 codes for the protein MKIWKSRHWCIRLERSILSTSLMRRGGTISLGTSYRLNLNSLSSGFTLLLPTLLLVTFVTKLLLREEEVYDDKTEASTRSEDEEVAAGDVCDNKSRGIFQQRHHLATNLSNKTGSGMRSGIFSSQQGSNLKKVPIQLICKGPTVSNHKHTDKPKFRAKSSIRPTPRSSTLMRPTASQLAKQNNASKSHMQVDQILDKGNCGTSGTEVQASKRQKLDGGLLRKVADTKQEVSFVHKIPKKDTTLDKNAQQARAKVTIPHKPDFATSQRAHRIRHKTDAKLEQDSTTVYRFKARPFNRKIFDAPSLPIRKKSTPKLPEFQEFHLKTSERAMQHSSAVTTRSHQGHDAYKGLDKSSISDVLDGANRENRRPTAMDIPKHDVSEGNHVFKARPLNKKILSSRGDMGIFKNSKRETTVPLEFSFHSGKRVQPDLPTDLFSKLSIKSELQSTDGSRTRLFQPKVSKENRMNPFQARNEVTRMAAVKPVSSAGQQIQFSNNGITPETNQQWTPRRSLGIR
- the LOC104722744 gene encoding protein TPX2-like isoform X3, with protein sequence MEMDEDMEIETLVYQVREIDLEYEFDAARWYDFTRDELPAESQLAEFWFHSAPSYAPSPFVTKLLLREEEVYDDKTEASTRSEDEEVAAGDVCDNKSRGIFQQRHHLATNLSNKTGSGMRSGIFSSQQGPTVSNHKHTDKPKFRAKSSIRPTPRSSTLMRPTASQLAKQNNASKSHMQVDQILDKGNCGTSGTEVQASKRQKLDGGLLRKVADTKQEVSFVHKIPKKDTTLDKNAQQARAKVTIPHKPDFATSQRAHRIRHKTDAKLEQDSTTVYRFKARPFNRKIFDAPSLPIRKKSTPKLPEFQEFHLKTSERAMQHSSAVTTRSHQGHDAYKGLDKSSISDVLDGANRENRRPTAMDIPKHDVSEGNHVFKARPLNKKILSSRGDMGIFKNSKRETTVPLEFSFHSGKRVQPDLPTDLFSKLSIKSELQSTDGSRTRLFQPKVSKENRMNPFQARNEVTRMAAVKPVSRNEVTRMAAVKPVSSAGQQIQFSNNGITPETNQQWTPRRSLGIR
- the LOC104722744 gene encoding protein TPX2-like isoform X1, encoding MEMDEDMEIETLVYQVREIDLEYEFDAARWYDFTRDELPAESQLAEFWFHSAPSYAPSPFVTKLLLREEEVYDDKTEASTRSEDEEVAAGDVCDNKSRGIFQQRHHLATNLSNKTGSGMRSGIFSSQQGSNLKKVPIQLICKGPTVSNHKHTDKPKFRAKSSIRPTPRSSTLMRPTASQLAKQNNASKSHMQVDQILDKGNCGTSGTEVQASKRQKLDGGLLRKVADTKQEVSFVHKIPKKDTTLDKNAQQARAKVTIPHKPDFATSQRAHRIRHKTDAKLEQDSTTVYRFKARPFNRKIFDAPSLPIRKKSTPKLPEFQEFHLKTSERAMQHSSAVTTRSHQGHDAYKGLDKSSISDVLDGANRENRRPTAMDIPKHDVSEGNHVFKARPLNKKILSSRGDMGIFKNSKRETTVPLEFSFHSGKRVQPDLPTDLFSKLSIKSELQSTDGSRTRLFQPKVSKENRMNPFQARNEVTRMAAVKPVSRNEVTRMAAVKPVSSAGQQIQFSNNGITPETNQQWTPRRSLGIR
- the LOC109127199 gene encoding leucoanthocyanidin dioxygenase-like produces the protein MLALRRRRDDSRSYECVIXGLVNKEKVRVSWAVFCEPPKDKIVLKPLPEMVSAECPAKFPPRTFAQHIEHKLFGNEQEELVSEKKD